The Helianthus annuus cultivar XRQ/B chromosome 16, HanXRQr2.0-SUNRISE, whole genome shotgun sequence genome includes a window with the following:
- the LOC110919318 gene encoding uncharacterized protein LOC110919318 produces MAPYELLYGRKCRTPVCWGEVGQRELAPSDLIAITNEKIEMVRTRLKAAQDRQKAYADKRKRPIEFQVGDFVLLKVSPWKGIIRFRKRGKLGPRYIGPFKILARVGRVAYRLELPPALDGIHSTFHVSQLRKCLADDTALVPLDDIELDERLNYVERPIAIRDFKVKNLRNKAVKQVLVQWRHRKGSDLTWEAEDEMRRHYPFLFGMSKI; encoded by the coding sequence atggcaccttacgAGCTACTTTACGGGAGGAAATGTaggactcccgtatgttggggtgAAGTAGGACAAAGAGAACTTGCACCAAGTGATTTAATAGCAATAACGAATGAAAAGATCGAAATGGTTAGAACAAGGTTGAAAGCAGCTCAAGATCGGCAAAAAGCTTATGCAGACAAGAGAAAGCGTCCCAtcgaattccaagtcggagattttGTCTTGCTAAAAgtgtccccatggaagggtataatcCGTTTTCGCAAACGGGGAAAGCTAGGTCCTCGATACATTGGGCCGTTTAAAATTTTGGCTCGGGTTGGAAGGGTTGCGTATCGACTAGAATTACCGCCTGCTCTAGACGGGATTCATAGTACCTTCCACGTGTCTCAATTGAGGAAATGTCTCGCGGATGACACAGCATTAGTACCTCTCGATGACATTGAGTTAGACGAGAGGTTAAACTATGTAGAGAGACCCATAGCCATTAGAGATTTCAAGGTGAAGAATCTCCGCAACAAGGCTGTTAAACAGGTGCTGGTACAATGGCGGCACCGGAAGGGTTCGGATCTTACGTGGGAAGCCGAAGATGAAATGAGGAGACACTATCCTTTTCTTTTCGGTATGTCAAAAATTTAA